From Brassica oleracea var. oleracea cultivar TO1000 chromosome C3, BOL, whole genome shotgun sequence, a single genomic window includes:
- the LOC106334951 gene encoding aconitate hydratase 2, mitochondrial, translating to MYKTTSSSLLRAASSRSPLLSSRSSLSQSSSSSAASASPSPPSSLLGRRPFATSSPAFRSLPRWSHCLHSRLSPFRLSSQIRAVSPGLDRLERKFSSMASEHPFKGIFTTLPKPGGGEFGKFYSLPALNDPRIDKLPYSIRILLESAIRNCDNFQVTKEDVEKIIDWEKTAPKQVEIPFKPARVLLQDFTGVPAVVDLACMRDAMNKLGSDSNKINPLVPVDLVIDHSVQVDVARSENAVQANMELEFQRNKERFAFLKWGSTAFQNMLVVPPGSGIVHQVNLEYLGRVVFNTQGVLYPDSVVGTDSHTTMIDGLGVAGWGVGGIEAEATMLGQPMSMVLPGVVGFKLSGKMRNGVTATDLVLTVTQILRKHGVVGKFVEFYGDGMSGLSLADRATIANMSPEYGATMGFFPVDHVTLQYLKLTGRSDETVAMIEAYLRANNMFVDYDEPQQDRAYSSYLELNLDNVEPCISGPKRPHDRVPLKEMKADWNSCLDSKVGFKGFAIPKEAQEKVANFSFNGKPAEITHGSVVIAAITSCTNTSNPSVMLGAGLVAKKACDLGLQVKPWIKTSLAPGSGVVTKYLLKSGLQEYLNQQGFNIVGYGCTTCIGNSGEINESVGAAITENDIVAAAVLSGNRNFEGRVHPLTRANYLASPPLVVAYALAGTVNIDFETEPIGTGKNGKDVFLRDIWPTTEEIAEVVQSSVLPDMFRATYESITKGNPMWNELSVPENTLYSWDPKSTYIHEPPYFKDMTMDPPGPHSVKDAYCLLNFGDSITTDHISPAGNIQKDSPAAKYLMERGVDRKDFNSYGSRRGNDEIMARGTFANIRIVNKLMNGEVGPKTVHIPSGEKLSVFDAAMRYKSSGEDTIILAGAEYGSGSSRDWAAKGPMLQGVKAVIAKSFERIHRSNLVGMGIIPLCFKSGEDADTLGLTGHERYTIHLPTDISEIRPGQDVTVTTDNGKSFSCTVRFDTEVELAYFNHGGILPYVIRNLSKQ from the exons ATGTATAAAACCACATCTTCCTCCCTCCTTCGAGCCGCTTCTTCTCGCTCTCCACTCCTCTCCTCCCGATCGTCCCTGTCTCAATCCTCCTCCTCCTCCGCCGCATCCGCATCTCCTTCCCCGCCTTCGTCTCTTCTCGGTCGGAGACCTTTCGCCACTTCCTCACCCGCTTTCCGATCGCTTCCTCGATGGAGCCATTGCCTTCACTCCAGACTGTCTCCGTTTCGCCTCAGCTCTCAGATCAGAGCCGTCTCTCCCGGTTTAGACCGGCTCGAGAGGAAATTCTCTTCCATGG CGTCGGAGCATCCGTTCAAGGGGATTTTCACTACTCTTCCTAAGCCTGGTGGTGGCGAGTTCGGGAAGTTTTACAGCTTGCCTGCTCTCAACGATCCAAGGATTG ATAAACTGCCTTACTCTATCAGGATTCTCCTTGAATCCGCGATTCGTAACTGTGATAACTTCCAAGTCACCAAGGAAGATGTTGAGAAGATTATCGACTGGGAAAAGACTGCTCCTAAACAAGTCGAGATTCCGTTCAAGCCAGCTCGTGTTCTTCTTCAGGACTTTACTGGAGTCCCCGCTGTTGTTGACCTTGCTTGTATGCGTGATGCTATGAACAAACTCGGCAGTGATTCCAACAAAATCAACCCTTTG GTTCCAGTGGATCTTGTGATTGACCATTCTGTTCAAGTTGATGTTGCTCGATCTGAGAATGCAGTGCAAGCAAATATGGAGCTTGAGTTCCAGAGGAACAAGGAGAGGTTTGCTTTCCTTAAATGGGGATCTACTGCTTTCCAGAACATGCTTGTTGTGCCTCCTGGCTCTGGTATTGTGCATCAG GTCAATTTGGAATATCTTGGAAGAGTTGTGTTCAACACCCAAGGCGTTCTCTACCCAGACAGTGTGGTTGGAACTGATTCACACACAACTATGATTGATGGGTTGGGAGTTGCTGGATGGGGAGTTGGTGGCATTGAAGCTGAGGCGACAATGCTTGGCCAG CCGATGAGTATGGTATTGCCCGGTGTCGTTGGATTCAAGCTGTCCGGGAAAATGCGTAATGGTGTTACAGCTACTGATTTGGTTCTAACAGTGACTCAGATACTCAGGAAGCATGGTGTTGTTGGAAAGTTTGTTGAGTTTTATG GTGATGGTATGAGTGGTCTGTCCCTAGCTGACAGGGCCACAATTGCCAATATGTCTCCCGAGTATGGTGCAACCATGGGCTTCTTCCCTGTGGATCATGTTACTCTACAGTATCTCAAATTGACTGGAAGAAGTGATGAGACT GTGGCCATGATTGAAGCGTACCTTCGGGCAAACAATATGTTTGTCGACTACGATGAG CCTCAACAAGATCGAGCTTACTCGTCATATCTGGAACTGAACCTGGACAATGTTGAACCTTGCATTTCTGGACCAAAGAG GCCACATGATCGTGTTCCTTTGAAGGAAATGAAAGCTGATTGGAACTCATGTCTCGACAGTAAAGTTGGGTTCAAG GGTTTTGCAATCCCTAAAGAGGCACAGGAAAAAGTGGCAAACTTTTCCTTTAATGGAAAACCAGCAGAGATTACACATGGAAGTGTGGTGATTGCTGCGATCACAAGCTGTACTAATACATCAAACCCCAGTGTCATGCTTGGTGCTGGTCTTGTTGCGAAAAAGGCTTGTGACCTTGGCCTACAG GTTAAGCCTTGGATAAAGACAAGTCTTGCGCCAGGCTCCGGAGTTGTTACAAAATACTTACTAAAGAG TGGACTGCAAGAATATCTGAACCAGCAAGGTTTCAATATTGTGGGTTATGGCTGCACTACGTGCATTGGTAACTCTGGAGAAATTAATGAATCAGTGGGAGCTGCTATCACAGAAAATG ACATTGTGGCGGCTGCTGTGCTTTCTGGAAACAGGAACTTTGAGGGTCGTGTTCATCCGCTAACAAGAGCCAACTACCTTGCATCTCCTCCTCTGGTTGTTGCCTACGCTCTTGCTGGAACG GTTAACATCGACTTTGAAACAGAGCCTATCGGCACTGGAAAGAACGGCAAGGACGTCTTCCTAAGGGACATCTGGCCAACCACGGAAGAAATTGCTGAG GTTGTTCAATCCAGTGTTTTGCCTGACATGTTCCGAGCAACATACGAGTCGATCACCAAGGGTAACCCGATGTGGAATGAGCTGTCTGTTCCTGAAAACACCCTCTACTCATGGGATCCCAAGTCGACTTACATTCACGAGCCACCATACTTCAAGGACATGACCATGGATCCTCCAGGTCCACACAGTGTGAAGGATGCTTACTGTTTGCTCAACTTTGGGGACAGTATCACCACTGATCACATCTCTCCAGCTGGAAACATCCAAAAGGACAGTCCCGCTGCAAAATATCTCATGGAGCGTGGGGTTGATCGCAAGGACTTCAACTCATATGGAAGTCGCCGTGGGAATGACGAAATAATGGCCAGGGGAACTTTTGCTAACATCCGTATCGTTAACAAGCTCATGAATGGGGAAGTTGGACCCAAGACTGTTCACATTCCTTCTGGAGAGAAGCTTTCAGTCTTCGACGCAGCCATG AGGTACAAGTCATCTGGTGAAGACACGATTATTCTAGCTGGAGCCGAGTATGGAAGTGGTAGCTCACGTGATTGGGCGGCTAAGGGACCTATGCTACAG GGTGTGAAAGCAGTGATAGCCAAGAGTTTCGAAAGGATTCACCGAAGCAACTTGGTGGGAATGGGAATCATCCCGTTGTGCTTTAAGTCTGGTGAAGATGCAGACACACTTGGATTGACGGGTCATGAGCGTTACACTATCCATCTCCCAACCGATATCTCAGAGATAAGACCTGGCCAAGATGTTACCGTCACTACTGACAACGGAAAGTCTTTCAGTTGCACAGTCCGCTTTGACACTGAG GTGGAATTGGCATACTTCAACCATGGAGGTATACTTCCATATGTCATCAGAAACTTGAGCAAGCAGTAG